A stretch of Cicer arietinum cultivar CDC Frontier isolate Library 1 chromosome 5, Cicar.CDCFrontier_v2.0, whole genome shotgun sequence DNA encodes these proteins:
- the LOC101501286 gene encoding uncharacterized protein isoform X1 — translation MRRYIIVTDLAKPYVEKLINRALAESSYICCFTCIAKDFEEEKARLVPERKTIKERVDVATNRGEYIESNVVSWEEEADKLIQEDTKTKQKCCFGFCPHCIWRYIRGKELANKKDRIKELMKTGKEFSIGLPARLPGVESNQPQLYISFKSRESIYDELLDALKDDNNYIIGLQGMGGTGKTTLAIKVGNELEQSKQFTKAIITTVSNSPDIKKIQDDIAGPLGLKLNDDSESDRPKKLWKRLTQGEKILLILDDVWGDLDFKEIGIPYSDNNKGCRVLVTTRQISVCNRMGCNKTIQLELLTEEDAWNMFKRHAGLCSNSSKSLLGKAHKIANECKRLPIAIAAIASSLKGEQRPEEWDAALKSLQKHMSMRGGDDGDELDKIYKCLKFSYDNMKNEKAKRLFLLCSVFQEDENIPIERLTRFGIGAGIFGEDYDSYEDARSQVVISKNKLLDSCLLLKANQEESVKMHDLVRDAAQRIAKKKIQTINISNKNEKALVERENNIKYLLCQGKLMDVLSCKFGGYELEILIVYMHEDGGWDNVNVEFPNTFFGNNTGLRVFHILFDFNFYKPTLPFIQSIQSLKNIRSFLFENVNLGDISILGNMHSLETLDLVSCKINELPHGITKLEKLRLLNLDSCEILRNNPFEVIKGCSLLEELYFLYSFNIFCQEISFPKLKIFHIKDNFTSRHSPLIKCVSVIYFERVLSESTLKYCMQTAEVLQLRRIEKGWRNLMPEIVPVDQGMNNLVELLLHWISQLQFLIDTKLCDSQVPNVYSKLVILDLYKLENLEELCNGHVSFDSFGSLEKLSIKACEHLQSLFKCNLNLCNLKSILLEECPMLISLFQQKSSRSLVLLEKLELIDCKRLEYIIINERKWEESSDDDNDSMSRGSLFPKLKVLYIEKCPNFELILLFLSAHDLPALESITMQSCDKLKYIFGQNVKLDSLNQMKLGSLPNFIDIFPQIFSSIKEPSSISRDTSKSQTQSLPIKGNIFSWISTACTKIPPTSDDEQQDCLISSESSSYCLNYNIWEHVQCFSRQSQILCNIKDIQLTNIAKIKSVFILFIVPRMLLETLTIENCDELKHIIIDTEDHDSCNNNLGNVLPKLKNLNVRNCVELEYIFGHYVDDHQNHIEIHIHLPALECLVLQNLPSLAAMCSKQYHITFPPLKELEFQKCDDVAFKSIGDFLTHHSITRSVDRTTMKELSGNVEYFQKLEILDLSDSKIEYIFWLDEIDGQEMNTGLTYISLYNMSGMTCPFVGPKNYIFLKSLTQLVIMHCKKLEIVFSTSVSRCLPQLQYLTIKECKELKHIIEDDLENKKSSKFPSTNPCFPKLEVLYVVNCNNLKCICPSSMCKDFPKLYHIDVEDCVQLEYIVGPYSDDHQNHTEIHIHFLALEYLYLVNLPSLVAMCPKQYGTTFPCLKLLKLNNCSKVDIKSIGDFITRHSLTRSMDGASMKELSGTMEHFLNEVNEQKMNIKLEIIELHSLALMTSLFLGPKNSFALQNLTNLYIVQCEKLEIIFSNSILRCLPQLQSLIIEECKELKHIIEDDTENQTTSNSNSLCSRTCFPKLEALAVVKCNKLKSVFPVSICKELPELKVLMIKEANELEEIFKSECDNQKVEVPNLKMVAFVDLPSLCQNQGIQFQAVENRFVQKCQNLSLTCDSTTHSKIKIFHIFDSNLDYETITILESLFEQLQEEYEGSDTGSEGPSTKTTKDFEAEIEVEAASEQKLTSSQEFMNEQLMDQPCLMNQQHPLGEIDTTVKPSQEQDVDVIDSVETTKTNNDKVSVIDDAVIKESSIIEEHFPKDDATTVSESKPSPSNSIPLPLAYQTPSIPSEGNPSQIMEDLSSPSLVTWELEQLVSNKHLNYENLSVLADFLVKNPSGLLRDTSLSNRYKGYAYNCLAELLKFLQTQSVLDVLGSSHSKFVELLQDARSFGFDKDWLDGVERRALFPELQVSQDAFQKLLDSKQQVTKEVEVLRLKIDILSQCVEDLNYQLTSSEAALENIIQQEATLTAPIGY, via the exons ATGAGGAGGTACATTATTGTGACTGATTTGGCGAAGCCATACGTAGAGAAATTGATTAATAGGGCATTGGCAGAATCAAGTTATATATGTTGCTTCACGTGCATTGCTAAGGATTTCGAAGAAGAAAAAGCTAGGTTGGTACCTGAAAGGAAAACTATTAAGGAACGTGTTGACGTGGCAACCAATAGAGGAGAATATATTGAAAGTAATGTTGTTTCTTGGGAAGAAGAAGCTGATAAGCTCATTCAAGAAGAcaccaaaacaaaacaaaaatgttgttttggattTTGTCCTCATTGTATATGGCGATATATAAGGGGAAAGGAACTAGCAAATAAAAAGGATCGTATTAAAGAATTAATGAAAACTGGAAAGGAATTTTCAATTGGACTCCCTGCTCGTCTTCCAGGTGTTGAAAGCAATCAACCTCAActctatatttcttttaaaagcAGAGAATCCATATACGATGAGCTTTTGGATGCACTTAAAGATGACAACAATTATATAATCGGGTTGCAAGGAATGGGGGGCACAGGAAAAACAACATTAGCCATAAAAGTGGGTAACGAACTTGAGCAATCCAAACAATTTACCAAAGCCATCATTACGACAGTGTCAAATTCTCCTGATATTAAAAAGATTCAAGATGATATTGCTGGACCCTTGGGATTGAAATTGAATGACGATAGTGAATCAGACCGACCCAAAAAACTATGGAAAAGATTGACTCAAGGTGAGAAGATTCTTCTAATATTGGATGATGTGTGGGGAGATCTCGATTTTAAGGAAATAGGTATTCCATAtagtgacaataacaaaggttGCAGAGTTCTTGTAACCACACGCCAAATATCGGTATGCAACAGAATGGGATGCAATAAGACAATACAACTGGAGCTTTTAACTGAAGAAGATGCATGGAACATGTTCAAAAGGCATGCTGGTCTATGCAGCAATTCATCCAAAAGTTTGCTCGGTAAGGCTCATAAAATTGCAAATGAATGCAAAAGATTACCAATTGCAATTGCTGCTATTGCCAGTAGTTTGAAAGGAGAACAACGTCCGGAAGAGTGGGATGCCGCCTTAAAATCCTTGCAGAAACATATGTCCATGCGCGGTGGTGATGATGGTGATGAACtagataaaatttataaatgcttGAAGTTTAGTTACGATAATATGAAGAATGAAAAGGCCAAGAGACTATTCCTGTTGTGTTCTGTATTtcaagaagatgaaaatattccTATAGAAAGGTTAACCAGATTTGGCATAGGAGCAGGAATTTTTGGTGAAGATTATGATAGCTACGAAGATGCACGAAGTCAAGTAGTTATATCCAAAAATAAACTGTTAGATTCTTGTTTATTATTGAAAGCCAATCAAGAAGAGAGTGTGAAAATGCACGACTTGGTTCGTGATGCTGCCCAAAGAATAGCAAAGAAAAAGATTCaaacaataaatatttctaataaaaatgaaaaggcATTGGTTGAAagggaaaataatattaaatatttgttatgcCAAGGCAAGTTAATGGACGTTCTTTCTTGCAAGTTTGGTGGTTATGAGCTTGAAATTCTAATTGTCTACATGCATGAGGATGGAGGTTGGGACAATGTGAATGTAGAATTCCCAAATACATTTTTTGGAAATAATACAGGCCTTCGTGTTTTtcatatattgtttgattttaatttttataaaccaACTTTACCATTCATACAATCAATCCAGTCGTTGAAGAATATTCGATCATTTCTTTTTGAGAATGTCAATTTGGGTGACATCTCTATTTTGGGAAACATGCATAGTCTTGAGACACTTGATTTGGTTAGTTGTAAAATTAATGAATTGCCACATGGAATTACAAAACTAGAGAAGCTAAGATTGTTGAATTTGGACTCTTGTGAAATTCTAAGGAATAATCCATTTGAAGTGATTAAAGGATGCTCATTACTTGAAGAGTTGTATTTCTTATacagttttaatattttttgccAAGAAATAAGTTTTcctaaattgaaaatttttcaTATCAAGGATAATTTTACATCAAGGCATTCACCATTAATTAAGTGTGTGTctgttatatattttgaaagggTTCTATCTGAATCAACCCTCAAGTACTGTATGCAAACAGCTGAGGTTCTTCAACTAAGAAGAATCGAAAAGGGATGGAGAAATCTCATGCCTGAGATTGTTCCTGTAGATCAAGGTATGAATAATTTAGTTGAGCTTCTTTTACATTGGATTTCACAATTACAATTCCTTATTGACACTAAGCTATGTGATTCTCAAGTACCAAATGTGTACTCCAAATTGGTTATACTAGATCTTTATAAATTAGAAAATTTGGAAGAATTGTGCAATGGTCATGTTTCCTTTGACTCTTTTGGGAGTTTAGAGAAGCTATCGATCAAGGCTTGTGAACATTTGCAAAGCTTATTTAAGTGCAATCTTAACCTTTGCAATCTAAAGAGCATTTTATTGGAGGAATGTCCGATGTTGATCTCCTTATTTCAACAGAAAAGTTCTCGTAGTCTAGTGTTGTTGGAGAAGTTGGAATTAATTGACTGCAAAAGACTTGAatacataataataaatgaaagaaaatgggAGGAATCAagtgatgatgataatgatagCATGAGTCGTGGATCATTGTTTCCAAAATTGAAAGTTCTTTATATTGAAAAGTGTCCTAATTTTGAATTAATACTTCTATTTCTCTCTGCTCATGATCTTCCGGCACTAGAATCTATCACAATGCAAAGTTGTGATAAGTTGAAATACATATTTGGCCAAAATGTCAAACTTGATTCCCTAAATCAAATGAAGCTTGGTAGTTTACCAAATTTTATCGATATTTTCCCCCAAATTTTTTCGTCTATTAAGGAGCCATCTTCCATTTCTAGAGACACTTCCAAGTCACAAACACAATCACTTCCTATCAAAGGCAATATATTTTCATGGATAAGTACTGCATGTACTAAAATACCGCCAACTTCTGACGATGAACAGCAGGATTGCTTAATATCATCG GAATCAAGTTCATATTGCCTCAACTATAACATATGGGAACATGTTCAATGTTTTTCAAGACAATCACAAATCTTGTGCAATATTAAAGATATTCAACTGACTAATATTGCGAAGATAAAATCAGTATTTATCTTGTTTATTGTTCCAAGAATGTTGCTGGAAACATTGACAATTGAGAATTGTGATGAATTGAAGCACATCATAATAGACACTGAAGATCATGACAGTTGTAATAATAATTTGGGCAATGTCTTACCGAAATTGAAAAATCTCAATGTTAGAAATTGTGTGGAATTGGAATACATATTTGGACATTATGTTGATGATCATCAAAACCACATTGAGATTCACATTCATCTTCCAGCATTGGAATGTCTCGTGCTTCAGAATCTGCCAAGTTTAGCCGCCATGTGTTCCAAAcaatatcacataacatttccACCTTTGAAAGAACTTGAATTCCAAAAATGTGATGATGTTGCTTTCAAATCTATTGGCGATTTCTTAACTCATCATTCGATTACAAGATCTGTAGACCGTACAACCATGAAG GAGTTGAGTGGGAACGTGGAGTATTTTCAGAAATTGGAAATACTTGATTTAAGTGACTCCAAAATAGAATATATCTTTTGGCTCGATGAAATAGATGGACAAGAAATGAATACAGGGTTGACATATATTAGCTTATATAATATGTCTGGTATGACATGTCCTTTTGTGGGTCCCAAAAACTATATTTTCCTCAAAAGTCTTACACAGTTAGTTATAATGCATTGTAAAAAATTGGAAATTGTTTTCTCCACATCTGTATCAAGATGCCTACCACAACTGcaatatttaacaataaaagAATGCAAAGAGTTGAAGCAtattattgaagatgatttgGAGAATAAAAAGTCCTCAAAGTTTCCGTCTACAAACCCATGCTTCCCAAAGTTAGAAGTGCTTTATGTAGTAAACTGCAACAACTTGAAATGTATCTGTCCAAGCTCCATGTGTAAAGACTTTCCTAAATTATATCACATTGATGTTGAAGATTGCGTGCAATTGGAATACATAGTTGGACCCTACAGTGATGATCATCAAAACCACACAGAGATTCACATTCATTTTCTAGCATTGGAATATCTCTATCTTGTCAATCTGCCAAGTTTAGTAGCCATGTGTCCCAAACAATATGGCACAACATTTCCATGTTTGAAACTCCTTAAACTCAATAATTGCTCCAAGGTTGATATTAAATCTATTGGTGATTTCATAACTCGTCATTCGTTAACAAGATCTATGGACGGTGCATCCATGAAG GAATTGAGTGGGACCATGGAGCATTTTCTCAATGAAGTAAATGAACAGAAGATGAACATAAAGTTAGAAATTATTGAGTTGCATAGTCTGGCTTTGATGACGTCTCTTTTTTTGGGTCCCAAAAACTCTTTTGCTCTCCAAAACCTAACAAACTTATACATAGTGCAATGTGAAAAATTGGAAATAATTTTCTCTAATTCTATTTTAAGATGCCTACCACAATTGCAAAGTCTAATAATAGAAGAATGCAAAGAGTTGAAGCATATCATTGAAGATGATACGGAGAATCAAACGACGTCAAATTCCAATTCCTTGTGTTCAAGAACATGCTTCCCAAAGCTAGAAGCACTTGCTGTAGTAAAGTGCAACAAGTTGAAATCTGTCTTTCCAGTCTCAATATGTAAAGAGCTTCCTGAGTTAAAGGTTCTGATGATAAAAGAAGCAAATGAGCTAGAGGAAATATTCAAAAGTGAATGTGATAATCAGAAAGTGGAGGTTCCAAATCTGAAAATGGTAGCATTTGTTGACCTACCAAGCCTTTGCCAGAACCAAGGAATTCAGTTTCAGGCTGTAGAAAATCGTTTTGTACAGAAATGTCAAAACCTCTCTCTTACTTGTGATTCAACAACCCACagtaaaatcaaaatctttcaTATTTTCGATTCCAACTTAG ATTATGAAACTATTACAATTTTGGAGAGTCTATTTGAACAATTACAAGAAGAGTATGAAGGCAGTGATACTGGTAGTGAAGGTCCAAGTACAAAAACCACTAAAGATTTTGAAGCTGAGATTGAAGTTGAAGCAGCATCAGAACAAAAGTTGACTTCTTCACAG GAGTTTATGAATGAACAATTAATGGATCAACCATGTTTGATGAACCAACAACATCCACTTGGAGAAATTGATACTACCGTAAAACCTTCTCAG GAACAAGATGTTGATGTCATAGACTCTGTGGAAACTACTAAGACTAATAATGATAAAg TTTCTGTAATTGATGATGCTGTCATAAAAGAAAGCTCAATCATTGAAGAACACTTTCCTAAGGATGATGCTACTACAGTTTCAGAATCTAAGCCCTCTCCTAGCAATAGTATTCCTTTGCCTCTTGCATATCAAACTCCTTCAATTCCTTCTGAAG GGAACCCTTCTCAAATAATGGAAGACTTGAGTTCTCCTTCTCTAGTCACGTGGGAGCTTGAGCAACTAGTCTCCAATAAGCATTTGAATTATGAGAACTTGTCTGTGTTGGCTGATTTCCTTGTTAAAAATCCTTCAGGACTATTAAGGGATACTTCACTAAGTAACAGATACAAGGGTTATGCCTACAACTGTTTAGCTGAGCTATTGAAATTCCTCCAGACTCAAAGTGTATTGGATGTGTTAGGCTCAAGCCACTCTAAATTTGTTGAGTTATTACAAGATGCACGCAGCTTTGGTTTTGATAAGGATTGGTTGGACGGTGTCGAGAGGCGCGCTTTGTTTCCTGAATTGCAAGTATCTCAAGATGCATTTCAAAAACTATTGGATTCTAAGCAACAGGTTACCAAAGAAGTTGAAGTTTTGCGTTTGAAGATAGACATTTTAAGTCAATGTGTGGAAGATCTTAACTATCAATTGACATCATCTGAAGCTGCTTTGGAGAATATCATTCAACAAGAAGCAACTTTAACTGCCCCTATCGGCTACtag